From the genome of Alosa sapidissima isolate fAloSap1 chromosome 14, fAloSap1.pri, whole genome shotgun sequence, one region includes:
- the saxo2 gene encoding stabilizer of axonemal microtubules 2 isoform X2, which translates to MDGTTTFKTDYIPYEVLPRPGRQKAEYKPKPGEIDMGTTYNQDFPCYEVKSVPPTKPKQRSHVASGKLDTVPTYKEDFRQWELSKRELRKPDVTYHPPSAKFGNFTTFQDDFAPRSLVPRKSFKPSNQPKLSDVPFDGVTSNQQAYVAHALEPRFYRPPKVYQRSSEPLQGLTSHKQDFQGLPGAITKSCKPENPKAASDSPFQSSTEFRDRFQQWPVAMPPRHKTLEYVAPTASMDLSTTTNTYYTRHNIQPYVSAKPFARPAQSSVPFQSITTMKEDFKPWGSCKQDIIKKPEELHKATGKMEDLTTFRAHFTQHALQPNISFKPPNAAMQRDVPMEDGTMYSTEFTPKKINVCPASFSNPPGYTLEDNDERGHKFFRKIPSQEGVKMVQTQEAVAVN; encoded by the exons ATGGATGGAACCACCACATTCAA GACGGATTATATTCCATATGAAGTTCTCCCGCGCCCTGGTCGGCAGAAGGCTGAGTACAAGCCCAAACCTGGTGAGATAGACATGGGAACCACCTACAACCAAGACTTCCCCTGCTATGAAGTGAAATCAGTCCCTCCTACCAAGCCCAAACAAAGATCTCATGTGGCATCGGGTAAATTGGACACTGTGCCCACTTACAAAG AGGATTTCCGCCAGTGGGAATTGTCAAAGAGGGAGCTCCGAAAGCCAGATGTGACGTATCATCCTCCCTCAGCCAAATTTGGGAACTTCACCACATTTCAGGATGACTTTGCTCCGAGGAGCCTGGTGCCACGAAAGAGCTTCAAGCCCTCCAACCAGCCCAAGCTGTCTGACGTGCCCTTTGACGGGGTTACCAGTAACCAGCAGGCCTACGTTGCCCACGCGCTGGAGCCTCGTTTCTACAGGCCACCCAAGGTGTACCAGCGCAGCAGTGAGCCTCTGCAGGGCCTCACCTCCCACAAGCAGGACTTCCAGGGCCTGCCCGGTGCCATCACCAAGAGCTGCAAGCCCGAGAACCCCAAGGCCGCCTCGGACAGCCCCTTCCAGAGCAGCACAGAGTTCCGCGACCGCTTCCAGCAGTGGCCAGTCGCCATGCCCCCACGCCACAAGACCCTGGAGTATGTGGCTCCCACCGCCTCAATGGACTTgagcaccaccaccaacacgTATTACACCAGGCACAACATCCAGCCCTATGTGTCGGCAAAGCCCTTCGCTCGGCCTGCCCAGTCCTCCGTGCCCTTCCAAAGCATCACCACCATGAAGGAGGACTTCAAGCCATGGGGGTCGTGCAAGCAGGACATCATCAAGAAGCCCGAGGAGCTGCACAAGGCCACTGGCAAGATGGAGGACCTGACCACCTTCAGGGCCCATTTTACCCAGCATGCACTGCAGCCAAACATCAGCTTCAAGCCGCCCAACGCAGCCATGCAGAGGGACGTGCCCATGGAGGATGGGACCATGTACAGCACCGAGTTCACCCCGAAGAAGATCAACGTGTGTCCAGCCAGCTTCAGCAACCCTCCGGGGTACACGCTTGAGGACAACGATGAGCGCGGCCACAAGTTTTTCCGCAAGATTCCCTCTCAGGAAGGAGTTAAGATGGTCCAAACCCAGGAGGCAGTGGCCGTCAACTAA
- the saxo2 gene encoding stabilizer of axonemal microtubules 2 isoform X1: MTRRCICQLCSCGRHRCPHPPTALHYGKGNKVCVITEYTEKYPSYGNQHPTQSLKPKRDFEGNKGKMDGTTTFKTDYIPYEVLPRPGRQKAEYKPKPGEIDMGTTYNQDFPCYEVKSVPPTKPKQRSHVASGKLDTVPTYKEDFRQWELSKRELRKPDVTYHPPSAKFGNFTTFQDDFAPRSLVPRKSFKPSNQPKLSDVPFDGVTSNQQAYVAHALEPRFYRPPKVYQRSSEPLQGLTSHKQDFQGLPGAITKSCKPENPKAASDSPFQSSTEFRDRFQQWPVAMPPRHKTLEYVAPTASMDLSTTTNTYYTRHNIQPYVSAKPFARPAQSSVPFQSITTMKEDFKPWGSCKQDIIKKPEELHKATGKMEDLTTFRAHFTQHALQPNISFKPPNAAMQRDVPMEDGTMYSTEFTPKKINVCPASFSNPPGYTLEDNDERGHKFFRKIPSQEGVKMVQTQEAVAVN, encoded by the exons ATGACACGGCGTTGTATTTGTCAACTCTGCAGCTGTGG ACGCCACCGTTGCCCCCATCCACCTACTGCACTGCACTATGGGAAGGGGAATAAAGTGTGTGTCATCACCGAATACACAGAGAAGTACCCTTCCTATGGCAATCAGCATCCGACTCAAAGCCTGAAACCTAAACGGGACTTTGAGGGTAACAAGGGGAAAATGGATGGAACCACCACATTCAA GACGGATTATATTCCATATGAAGTTCTCCCGCGCCCTGGTCGGCAGAAGGCTGAGTACAAGCCCAAACCTGGTGAGATAGACATGGGAACCACCTACAACCAAGACTTCCCCTGCTATGAAGTGAAATCAGTCCCTCCTACCAAGCCCAAACAAAGATCTCATGTGGCATCGGGTAAATTGGACACTGTGCCCACTTACAAAG AGGATTTCCGCCAGTGGGAATTGTCAAAGAGGGAGCTCCGAAAGCCAGATGTGACGTATCATCCTCCCTCAGCCAAATTTGGGAACTTCACCACATTTCAGGATGACTTTGCTCCGAGGAGCCTGGTGCCACGAAAGAGCTTCAAGCCCTCCAACCAGCCCAAGCTGTCTGACGTGCCCTTTGACGGGGTTACCAGTAACCAGCAGGCCTACGTTGCCCACGCGCTGGAGCCTCGTTTCTACAGGCCACCCAAGGTGTACCAGCGCAGCAGTGAGCCTCTGCAGGGCCTCACCTCCCACAAGCAGGACTTCCAGGGCCTGCCCGGTGCCATCACCAAGAGCTGCAAGCCCGAGAACCCCAAGGCCGCCTCGGACAGCCCCTTCCAGAGCAGCACAGAGTTCCGCGACCGCTTCCAGCAGTGGCCAGTCGCCATGCCCCCACGCCACAAGACCCTGGAGTATGTGGCTCCCACCGCCTCAATGGACTTgagcaccaccaccaacacgTATTACACCAGGCACAACATCCAGCCCTATGTGTCGGCAAAGCCCTTCGCTCGGCCTGCCCAGTCCTCCGTGCCCTTCCAAAGCATCACCACCATGAAGGAGGACTTCAAGCCATGGGGGTCGTGCAAGCAGGACATCATCAAGAAGCCCGAGGAGCTGCACAAGGCCACTGGCAAGATGGAGGACCTGACCACCTTCAGGGCCCATTTTACCCAGCATGCACTGCAGCCAAACATCAGCTTCAAGCCGCCCAACGCAGCCATGCAGAGGGACGTGCCCATGGAGGATGGGACCATGTACAGCACCGAGTTCACCCCGAAGAAGATCAACGTGTGTCCAGCCAGCTTCAGCAACCCTCCGGGGTACACGCTTGAGGACAACGATGAGCGCGGCCACAAGTTTTTCCGCAAGATTCCCTCTCAGGAAGGAGTTAAGATGGTCCAAACCCAGGAGGCAGTGGCCGTCAACTAA